AGAACAGATGCTGGAGAAATTTACAATTTATTGATGGCGGCTTCTACATTTACGATGATTCCGATAGTGATTCTTTTTATATTCTTACAAAGATATTTCGTAGAAGGAATATCCAGAAGCGGCTTAAAAGGATAGATTAAAATATTGAGGAAGTGTTTTCATGCCGCTTATACAATTAGAAGATAAAAAATACAATAATAAAAATATATTTAAAAATCATAAAAAAAATTATTCATTTTTGTGGAAAATCATTCTAATAATGATTCTAATTTTTGTTATAATATTTATAACATTTCAAATATATAGACAAGTTGAAAATTATTTTTTTCTTAAATCACAGTACGAAGACCTTGAAAATCAAAAAAAACTATTACAAAATAGAATAAAAGAAAAAGAAAAAATTATTTCCCAGCTTCAAAATGAATTGGAAAAAAAGGGTGTATTTTTTGATTATGAAAAACCACGGCAAGAGAGTATTTACAACTTCCCATAAACCAACTGAAAAGCAGATAAAGACTGCTATGAAATTAAGTAATAAATATGATGGAATTTATATATCCAGAAAAAATTTAAGTAATACAGTAGATAACGATGAATTCTTTTTTGTGATTGATAAAAATTTAAAAATAATTTGTCAATGGAAGGATGGAAGATTGTTTTTCCATCCTTCTGTTTCAAAGATTAGGTTAAATAACTATTTAAAAACTGGAGTAGATTATTTAGTAAACTCTATTAAGCCTCATAAAGATGAAATAATACTTGATTTGACATTTGGCCTTGGTAGCGATGCCTTGCTTTTAGGATATTTTTGTAAAAAGGTTTTAGGCCTTGAAGCGTCTTTACCTATATATATTGTAGTAAAAGAAAGTATATTAAAGTACCCTTACAAAGAAGAATGGCTCAAAGAATCCGCAAAGAAAATCGAAATTTTGAATCAAGACTATAAAAACTTTTTAGCTTATCAAGAAGATAATAGTTACGATACTGTATATTGTGATCCTATGTTTGAAAATCCTCAGCTTAAGTCCAGTTCTATGAATCCACTTAGAAAGTTTGCAAGTTATGATACCATCTCTGAGAATGATTTAGAAAATATGTTAAGAGTCGCAAGAAAGAGAGTTGTAATAAAAGCTCATTTAAACGATTCAATTTGGAATAAGTTCCATTTTAACATAAAAATGGGAAGCGACAAAAGTAAGGTTATATTCGGAGTGATTGAAAAACAATGAAAAAAGTTTTAATAATTGCTGGTCCTACCGGAGTGGGAAAAACAGACCTTTCCGTAAAAATAGCTCAAGTTTTAAATGGTGAGATAGTATGTTTAGATTCAAGACAAATATACAAGTACTTCAAAATAGGTACTGCATTTCCAGATGAAGTAACTTTGAAAACTGTAAAACATCATTTGTTTGGAGAAATAGATCCTTCGATAAATTTTACAGCTTATGATTATAAAATAAAAGCAGAAACCACCATAGAAAATATAATAAATCAAGAAAAATTACCTATTTTAGTTGGTGGAACAGGTTTTTATATAGATGCTTTGCTGAACGGATTTCTGAATGTTGAATCAAATTATGGACTAAGAAGCTATTTGAGAAAATTAGAAGATAACAATCCTGGAATATTAAGGAAAATACTTGTAGACCTGGATCCCCAAAGTGCCTTAAAAATTCATCCAAACGATATTAAAAGGATTATAAGAGCAATAGAAATTTATATAGTAACTGGTAATAAAATGGGAGAGGTTATCAAAGAAAATAAAACAAAAAATAAAAAATTTGATTTTGATATTTTTATTTTGGACAGAAACAGACAAGAGTTACATGAAAGGATAAACCAAAGAGTAGAAAAAATGATAGAGCAAGGTCTCATAGATGAAACCAAGTATATTTTATCCTTAGGATACTCGAAAAATCTAAACGCATTAAATACTATCGGTTACAAAGAAGTGATACAATATTTAGAAGGAAGAATAGATTTCAATAAAATGGTTCATCTTATAAAAGTACACACAAGAAATTATGCCCGTAGACAAATTATTTATTTCAGAAGGTTAGAAAAAGCCAAATGGATAAATTTAAGTTTGGATTCTGAAGAAAATGTGATAAAGCAAATAATTGAAAATATAAAAAATTAAAAGTAGGGGTGATCAAAATGGCTGAAAAATTTAATTTACAGGATAGGTTTTTAAACATTCTCAGAGTTAGTAAAATTGAAGTCAAAATCTACTTAGAAGGGGGAT
The sequence above is a segment of the Petrotoga sp. 9PWA.NaAc.5.4 genome. Coding sequences within it:
- the miaA gene encoding tRNA (adenosine(37)-N6)-dimethylallyltransferase MiaA, with the translated sequence MKKVLIIAGPTGVGKTDLSVKIAQVLNGEIVCLDSRQIYKYFKIGTAFPDEVTLKTVKHHLFGEIDPSINFTAYDYKIKAETTIENIINQEKLPILVGGTGFYIDALLNGFLNVESNYGLRSYLRKLEDNNPGILRKILVDLDPQSALKIHPNDIKRIIRAIEIYIVTGNKMGEVIKENKTKNKKFDFDIFILDRNRQELHERINQRVEKMIEQGLIDETKYILSLGYSKNLNALNTIGYKEVIQYLEGRIDFNKMVHLIKVHTRNYARRQIIYFRRLEKAKWINLSLDSEENVIKQIIENIKN
- a CDS encoding class I SAM-dependent methyltransferase yields the protein MKNHGKRVFTTSHKPTEKQIKTAMKLSNKYDGIYISRKNLSNTVDNDEFFFVIDKNLKIICQWKDGRLFFHPSVSKIRLNNYLKTGVDYLVNSIKPHKDEIILDLTFGLGSDALLLGYFCKKVLGLEASLPIYIVVKESILKYPYKEEWLKESAKKIEILNQDYKNFLAYQEDNSYDTVYCDPMFENPQLKSSSMNPLRKFASYDTISENDLENMLRVARKRVVIKAHLNDSIWNKFHFNIKMGSDKSKVIFGVIEKQ